The DNA window TCCCTCCCGGATGGTCCTTTAAAAGCGTCCGGTCGAAATCGATGCTGGCCACCCCCTTCTCGTTCAGCCTGAGGCTGAGACACCGGGTCTTCGGGGGGAGGGTGGGAAGGAGGCCTCCTCTGGGTCCCCGGATGAGCTCCTTGACGAGCTCTTTGCCCTCTTCGATGGGGTCTCCCCTCTTCGCGATCTTCCGCCTCTCCCCGACCAGAAACTCTCCCTTTTCGTCCGAAAAGTAGAGGACAACCTCTCTCGTCTCTTCGAGGAGCCTTTTCTGCTTGGGCTTCGGATGGAGGAGGTGGGCGAACTCGTCCTTAAAAAAGAGGATCAGCACCCCGACCGTTCCAACGAGAAAAAACAGAAGGACGAGCTTTTCGAACCATCGCCTCTTCTTCCGTCGCTTTGCCATCGAAGGGCTTTAATCTTCCTTCACTTCGGCCAGCTTACCGATGATCGGCAGGACATATCGCTGTCCCCGAAGCGCCTTCACCATGAGCACGAGCCAAAGGATGAGACCCAAGATCCAGAGGGGCACCACTAACAGGTTGAGGAGGGGGATGAAGCCGAGGACTCCCATGACGACGAAGAGACCGAGGAAGGTAATCGTGGATTGCCTGGCATGGAACTTCACGAAGCTGCTCTTCCTCTCCACAACGAGAAAGACGATTCCCGTGATAAATCCCAAAAGATAACAAAGGAATCCTGCTACGTTGTCCTCAAGCCCGGTGCTCGATTTCTCCCGC is part of the Thermodesulfobacteriota bacterium genome and encodes:
- a CDS encoding GerMN domain-containing protein; this encodes MAKRRKKRRWFEKLVLLFFLVGTVGVLILFFKDEFAHLLHPKPKQKRLLEETREVVLYFSDEKGEFLVGERRKIAKRGDPIEEGKELVKELIRGPRGGLLPTLPPKTRCLSLRLNEKGVASIDFDRTLLKDHPGGSSAEILTAYSIVHSLTQNFPQIKQVQILIEGKPVETIAGHLSLKHPLTAKPDLMGKQ
- a CDS encoding DUF4870 domain-containing protein is translated as MEPREKSSTGLEDNVAGFLCYLLGFITGIVFLVVERKSSFVKFHARQSTITFLGLFVVMGVLGFIPLLNLLVVPLWILGLILWLVLMVKALRGQRYVLPIIGKLAEVKED